A window from Ureaplasma parvum serovar 3 str. ATCC 27815 encodes these proteins:
- a CDS encoding DEAD/DEAH box helicase family protein, with protein MKLTKSQQKAVSQLVNCYLESVNNNKKEIIDFQAPTGSGKTFIITNTINEIIKTNKANGSPQKLIFVIATLSSADLPFQLEQNMNEYKYYINGLFDVELKESPSSKSAKKDSSYNILAEENKVIIFGSSSFGKGRIITEEGILDAFLDEIKSQGYTLVYIRDEAHHGGNVNKTKIFEDFDEKIHKNSFKKEETRFEYKIQEAASFIIKMTATPKGIHKLVFIDEKDLMDDDTKLLKDEHVYNLEIKELKEENIDDELLLTTACEQFLKIKEQYSKAKELKNIRPAMLIQVENEPNKEPQKSEFLDKIEKIIKILEKHNLSWVKYFSNDKEVQTNILINKKNNKISLKEISKKTSNVDVILFKIGPATGWNIPRACMLVQLRNVSSKNLSVQTIGRIKRFPNPSFDKNEISYNSISNQYFIYSNIISEDKIRQTLILKDKYKNDRFFYGEINQEKINNYLNGETYKEEIVEKFEDSISNFEYYVNEEYRENFVKNQYLEGETSKIEGKTRVYTKIKNSIELELYIIEQLRKYKHLFPQKIIDFLETKFNEWEKRWKLNISINMYWYVIIKEYLDQIEKIYKNSLEQMKKDNHELLFKLQNNKNLPNQNEIFIPIEKYKKCENMLDLNVCDKYAYKDLKEQNHYFDSLTESKFANRFLSLSNDNDKIKNNVELWTKNPVFHGLKYQYFNEDGQISNSYPDFILKIKTHDQKDHYLYIEVKNLYSDYDYEKTKLLIESYQRYIENKNNNDNLILDELDKAEITILVCYINMKNQKDFYFYGASSNDVLNKKVNFDLLKKTSINKTPEQLVANKAKFIIDIKHLLDFLL; from the coding sequence ATGAAATTAACCAAATCACAACAAAAAGCTGTTAGTCAATTAGTTAATTGTTATTTAGAAAGCGTGAATAACAATAAAAAAGAAATTATTGATTTTCAAGCACCAACAGGATCTGGTAAAACCTTTATTATTACCAATACTATTAATGAAATTATTAAGACAAACAAAGCTAATGGTAGTCCTCAAAAATTAATTTTTGTAATTGCGACTTTATCATCAGCTGATTTACCATTTCAATTAGAACAAAATATGAATGAGTATAAATATTATATTAATGGTTTATTTGATGTCGAACTTAAAGAATCACCATCTTCTAAAAGTGCTAAAAAAGATAGTTCTTACAATATTTTAGCTGAAGAAAATAAAGTAATTATTTTTGGGTCTTCTTCATTTGGTAAAGGAAGAATTATTACAGAAGAAGGAATTTTAGATGCTTTTTTAGATGAAATTAAATCACAAGGATATACATTAGTTTATATCCGTGATGAAGCTCATCATGGCGGTAATGTTAATAAAACAAAAATATTTGAAGATTTTGATGAAAAAATACACAAAAATTCTTTTAAAAAAGAAGAAACACGATTTGAATATAAAATTCAAGAAGCAGCATCTTTTATTATTAAAATGACAGCAACTCCTAAAGGAATTCATAAATTAGTATTCATTGATGAAAAAGATTTAATGGATGATGATACAAAATTGTTAAAAGATGAACATGTTTATAATCTAGAAATTAAAGAACTAAAAGAAGAAAACATTGATGATGAACTATTATTAACAACTGCTTGTGAGCAATTTTTAAAAATCAAAGAGCAATATTCAAAAGCAAAAGAGTTAAAAAATATTCGTCCAGCCATGTTAATTCAAGTTGAAAATGAACCTAATAAAGAACCACAAAAAAGCGAATTTTTAGATAAAATTGAAAAAATTATTAAAATTTTAGAAAAACATAATTTATCATGAGTTAAATACTTTTCTAATGATAAAGAGGTTCAAACTAATATTTTAATTAATAAAAAAAATAATAAAATTTCTCTAAAAGAAATTTCTAAAAAGACTTCAAATGTGGATGTAATTTTGTTTAAAATTGGTCCTGCAACTGGTTGAAATATTCCGCGTGCTTGCATGTTAGTACAATTGCGAAACGTTTCTTCAAAAAATTTATCAGTACAAACAATTGGAAGAATTAAGCGTTTTCCAAATCCTAGCTTTGACAAAAACGAAATTAGCTATAATTCCATATCAAATCAATATTTTATTTATTCTAATATTATTTCAGAAGATAAAATTCGTCAAACTTTGATTTTAAAAGACAAATATAAAAATGATAGATTTTTTTATGGCGAAATTAATCAAGAGAAAATTAATAACTATTTAAATGGAGAAACTTATAAAGAAGAAATAGTAGAGAAGTTTGAAGATTCAATTAGTAATTTTGAATACTATGTTAATGAGGAATATCGTGAAAATTTTGTAAAAAATCAATACTTAGAAGGCGAAACTTCAAAAATTGAAGGTAAAACACGTGTTTATACTAAAATTAAAAATTCAATCGAACTTGAACTTTATATTATTGAACAATTAAGAAAATACAAACATCTATTTCCTCAAAAAATTATTGATTTTCTTGAAACGAAGTTTAATGAGTGAGAAAAAAGATGAAAATTAAACATAAGCATCAACATGTATTGATATGTTATTATTAAAGAATATCTTGATCAAATTGAAAAAATATATAAAAATTCATTAGAACAAATGAAAAAAGATAATCATGAATTACTTTTTAAATTGCAAAATAATAAAAATTTACCTAATCAAAATGAAATTTTTATTCCCATTGAAAAATATAAAAAATGTGAAAACATGTTAGATTTAAATGTTTGTGATAAGTATGCATATAAAGATCTTAAAGAACAAAATCACTATTTTGATTCTTTAACTGAATCTAAATTTGCAAATCGTTTCCTTTCATTATCAAATGATAATGATAAAATTAAAAATAATGTTGAACTTTGGACTAAAAATCCTGTTTTTCATGGATTAAAATATCAATATTTTAATGAAGATGGTCAAATAAGTAATTCATACCCTGATTTTATTTTAAAAATAAAAACACATGATCAAAAAGATCATTATTTATATATTGAAGTAAAAAATTTATATAGTGATTATGATTATGAAAAAACAAAATTATTAATTGAATCATATCAACGATATATTGAAAATAAAAACAATAACGATAATTTAATATTAGATGAATTAGACAAAGCAGAAATTACGATTTTAGTTTGTTATATTAATATGAAAAATCAAAAAGATTTTTATTTTTATGGAGCTAGTTCAAATGATGTTTTAAATAAAAAAGTTAATTTTGATCTTTTAAAAAAGACAAGTATTAACAAAACTCCAGAACAACTAGTTGCGAATAAAGCAAAATTTATTATTGACATTAAACATTTATTAGATTTCTTACTTTAA
- a CDS encoding site-specific DNA-methyltransferase, with protein sequence MYIDPPYNTEASKTDGNNFSEKDDVVASKFVYRDKFSRNGWLNMMNERLKLAKNLLKNDGVIFVSIDDNEQAYLKVLMDEIFGEENFVTNFIWQKKSGGGLNKLIYEGHEYILCYSKNNYNFCLSEKNKKMSGFIKYKDKNNNSFFINSDIIRNNFGKKDNKFEHRNKAYEDLSKEDKEKWNLKLDNKNYILVPFKKEPGKHLVAKIFNDERKTTYSIIKLPFTFVSGIWTKDGNNEVDSLNIDFQNPKPIQLIMHLLDLHSNKNARVLDFFAGSGTTGHAVLELNKEDGGNRTFTLITNNENQIGTNVCYERLYRINNGIGTKNEIDFDWVSKNKPYLNKLNVYDLKYFDTNPIEVDNSKIKKVFAKMLVDFNNTSQSSLFENNQRELLINLSTLKPIEKKE encoded by the coding sequence ATCTATATTGATCCTCCTTATAATACTGAAGCAAGCAAGACTGATGGTAATAATTTTAGCGAAAAAGATGATGTAGTTGCATCTAAGTTTGTTTATCGTGATAAATTTAGTCGCAATGGTTGATTAAATATGATGAACGAACGTTTAAAATTAGCTAAAAACTTACTTAAAAATGATGGTGTAATTTTTGTATCCATTGACGATAATGAACAAGCATACTTAAAAGTTTTGATGGATGAAATTTTTGGCGAAGAGAATTTTGTTACAAATTTTATTTGGCAAAAGAAATCTGGTGGTGGTTTGAATAAATTAATATATGAAGGCCATGAGTATATATTATGTTATTCAAAAAATAATTACAATTTTTGTCTTTCTGAAAAAAATAAAAAAATGAGTGGTTTTATTAAATATAAAGATAAAAACAATAATTCTTTTTTTATAAATAGCGATATTATTAGAAATAATTTTGGAAAAAAAGATAATAAATTCGAACATAGAAACAAAGCTTATGAAGATTTATCTAAAGAAGATAAAGAAAAATGAAATTTAAAATTAGATAATAAAAATTATATTTTAGTTCCATTTAAAAAAGAGCCAGGAAAGCATTTAGTAGCAAAAATATTTAATGATGAAAGAAAAACTACTTATAGCATAATTAAACTTCCATTTACTTTTGTGTCAGGTATTTGAACTAAAGATGGAAATAATGAAGTTGATTCATTAAATATAGATTTTCAAAACCCAAAACCAATTCAATTGATAATGCATTTATTAGATTTACATTCCAATAAAAATGCTCGTGTTTTAGATTTCTTCGCAGGATCTGGAACAACTGGTCATGCAGTATTAGAATTAAATAAAGAAGATGGTGGAAATCGAACATTCACATTAATAACAAACAATGAAAATCAAATAGGCACTAATGTTTGTTATGAACGCTTATATCGTATCAACAATGGTATTGGAACTAAAAACGAAATCGATTTTGATTGAGTTAGTAAAAATAAACCATATTTAAATAAACTAAATGTTTATGATTTAAAATATTTTGACACTAATCCAATTGAAGTTGATAATAGCAAGATTAAAAAAGTATTTGCTAAAATGTTAGTTGATTTTAATAATACAAGTCAATCAAGTTTATTTGAAAATAACCAACGCGAATTATTAATTAATTTAAGTACACTAAAACCAATTGAAAAAAAGGAATAA
- a CDS encoding DUF1410 domain-containing protein — protein sequence MKMKNNKKIHWKKHIKIASFLICLNLCWSAVIVGIVLRLYDKENSIIFVDQNNDSYWLKIHNKKDLKTEINNHLPQGNVYRLQKNKLSNSIIGLTLSKIDKTNEYSNTGDIVIKVNLKNKAKKNPQIMGVFVDEKHQYHYIQPTIKDKVAYFNTSKLANNHDYRLVKILDKTDYNHVLIQQNELAIEHQIMISKPPKTASFINQNNQKIYRINVGKWLFNSSLSLQLKDLNNQIYSIDAKVDVEGNVDFDVSKLANNNFYELVNIYKNNTHPLVKVINPVNIAYHNKTINNLNVNSLNQPYQYTKNGDINLIAKVAPYYVNQQVYGIFKDQNHKLHKLLAKVDNDGQICFDIGKLVKPNQYRLEKIVSASDENIEFVHNFDLSSNQKQTLNRPNIVVNYLKNGDYTINFNDANLINKKIELRFKIDNTNEIKTIQAIVDVNKKITLKTNDNTLFAPNHKYTLIGIVDNKLTVNNNIANLDDILEINKVIIKKPLVKVLTSSLVEEPRSPNSINSTNIKFEISDEANVLNTNMSATINYDDNKITKAHVVAENNKKYLTARLDNLELNKTSFINKIEFDQKPPKAIVNIGYLDTNIIYDDTKEEKNQPLTINNNFALLPLENQEDYFQRKNEANIKLKVELKANSNILKNLTFAATFKYKDNKIVKKIKTNAISCTPIKNEINKWMIEFNLKFDDIKTATLYELDNIYYLDKNNPNNLDEKHKLNQITYNFELQNPLSIALVEKYLKNTLDVDKKTNHPVCEVKLFILNVKYPWLVNKKARFVFSYTTVDGTKKEFMAYSNDIGSSDQIINRENLLFKLKNRMYVKIPLPIANREYNFERIEVLNDDNTWTIFNQSSITIRCRPSQNTILTTASDFNENKENKYIKNISPTQVNLNLELISHDQAFHDGLVANLELIDDKGNIKGPYQITLSKTDKEFDGLIKNHIDPNKHQELQTGLTSWLISENKINNLEPNTKYYINRIYFSEKPNYLTYKWNFANNNNEIYNRNQAKKDNPQHNDYSFTTTN from the coding sequence ATGAAAATGAAAAATAATAAGAAAATACATTGAAAAAAGCATATTAAAATTGCTTCTTTTTTAATATGTTTAAATCTATGTTGATCAGCTGTCATAGTTGGAATTGTTTTAAGACTTTATGATAAGGAGAATTCAATTATTTTTGTAGATCAAAATAATGATTCCTATTGATTAAAAATTCATAATAAAAAAGATCTTAAAACCGAGATTAATAACCATTTACCACAAGGTAATGTTTATCGATTACAAAAAAATAAATTGTCTAATTCCATAATTGGTTTAACTTTATCTAAGATAGATAAAACCAATGAATATTCAAATACTGGTGATATTGTTATTAAAGTTAATTTAAAAAACAAAGCTAAAAAGAATCCGCAAATTATGGGTGTTTTTGTTGATGAAAAGCATCAATATCATTACATACAACCAACTATTAAAGATAAAGTTGCTTATTTTAATACATCAAAATTAGCAAATAATCATGATTATCGTTTAGTAAAAATTCTTGACAAAACTGATTACAATCACGTTTTAATTCAACAAAATGAGTTAGCGATTGAACATCAAATTATGATTAGTAAACCACCTAAAACAGCTTCTTTTATTAACCAAAATAATCAAAAAATATACCGAATAAATGTAGGAAAGTGATTATTTAATTCTTCTCTTAGTTTGCAACTAAAAGATTTAAATAATCAAATTTATAGTATTGATGCTAAAGTAGATGTAGAAGGAAATGTTGATTTTGATGTAAGTAAATTAGCAAATAATAACTTCTATGAATTAGTTAACATTTATAAAAATAACACGCATCCTTTAGTTAAAGTTATTAATCCAGTTAATATCGCATATCATAATAAAACTATTAACAATTTAAATGTTAATAGTTTAAACCAACCATATCAGTATACAAAAAATGGTGATATTAATTTAATTGCTAAAGTAGCGCCATATTATGTTAACCAACAAGTATATGGGATTTTTAAAGATCAAAATCATAAATTACATAAATTATTAGCTAAAGTTGATAATGATGGTCAGATTTGTTTTGATATTGGAAAATTAGTAAAACCAAACCAGTATCGATTAGAAAAAATTGTTTCTGCTAGTGATGAAAATATTGAATTCGTACACAATTTTGATTTATCTAGCAATCAAAAACAAACTCTTAATAGACCAAATATAGTGGTTAATTATTTAAAAAACGGGGATTATACAATAAATTTTAACGATGCAAATTTAATTAATAAAAAGATTGAACTTAGATTCAAAATTGATAATACCAATGAAATAAAAACAATACAAGCAATAGTAGATGTTAATAAAAAAATAACACTAAAGACAAATGATAATACTTTATTTGCGCCAAATCATAAATATACATTAATTGGAATTGTTGATAATAAACTAACAGTCAATAACAATATTGCGAATTTAGATGATATTTTAGAAATTAACAAAGTGATTATTAAAAAACCCTTAGTTAAAGTTTTAACAAGTTCACTAGTTGAAGAACCGCGATCACCAAATAGTATTAATTCAACAAATATAAAGTTTGAAATTAGTGATGAAGCCAATGTTTTAAATACAAATATGAGTGCAACTATTAATTATGATGATAATAAAATTACAAAAGCTCATGTAGTGGCTGAAAATAATAAAAAATATTTAACAGCTCGATTAGATAATTTAGAATTAAATAAAACATCTTTTATTAATAAAATTGAATTTGATCAAAAGCCGCCTAAAGCAATTGTAAATATTGGTTATTTAGATACTAATATTATTTATGATGATACAAAAGAAGAAAAAAATCAACCTTTGACAATCAATAATAATTTTGCATTATTACCATTAGAAAACCAAGAAGATTATTTTCAACGTAAAAATGAAGCTAATATTAAATTAAAAGTTGAATTAAAAGCCAACTCTAATATTCTAAAAAACCTTACATTTGCTGCAACTTTTAAATACAAAGACAACAAGATTGTCAAAAAAATTAAAACTAACGCTATTAGTTGTACACCAATTAAAAATGAAATAAATAAGTGAATGATCGAATTTAATTTAAAGTTTGATGACATTAAAACTGCTACATTATATGAACTAGATAATATTTATTATTTAGATAAAAATAATCCAAATAATTTAGATGAAAAACATAAATTAAATCAAATTACTTATAATTTTGAATTACAAAATCCTTTATCAATAGCTTTGGTGGAAAAATATCTAAAAAACACACTTGATGTTGATAAAAAAACTAATCATCCAGTTTGTGAAGTGAAATTATTTATTTTAAATGTTAAATATCCTTGATTAGTAAATAAAAAAGCACGTTTTGTTTTTTCTTATACAACAGTTGATGGCACAAAAAAAGAGTTTATGGCTTATAGCAATGATATTGGTAGTAGTGATCAAATAATTAATAGAGAAAATCTTTTATTTAAATTAAAAAACCGTATGTATGTTAAAATTCCATTACCAATTGCTAATCGAGAATATAATTTTGAACGAATAGAAGTTTTAAACGATGATAATACTTGAACAATTTTTAATCAAAGCTCTATAACAATTCGTTGTCGTCCAAGTCAAAACACGATTTTAACAACTGCAAGTGATTTTAATGAAAATAAAGAAAATAAGTATATTAAAAACATTTCACCAACCCAAGTTAATCTTAATTTAGAATTAATTTCCCACGACCAAGCTTTTCATGATGGTTTAGTTGCTAATTTAGAATTAATTGATGATAAAGGAAATATTAAAGGACCTTATCAAATCACACTTTCGAAAACAGATAAAGAATTTGATGGATTAATTAAAAATCATATTGACCCTAATAAACATCAAGAATTACAAACAGGTTTAACATCATGATTAATATCAGAAAATAAAATTAATAATTTAGAACCGAATACAAAATACTATATCAATCGTATTTACTTTAGTGAAAAGCCAAATTATTTAACTTATAAATGAAATTTTGCTAATAACAATAACGAAATTTATAACCGTAATCAAGCAAAAAAAGATAATCCTCAACACAATGATTATTCATTTACAACAACTAATTAA
- a CDS encoding BMP family ABC transporter substrate-binding protein: MIKKHIKKIVIGALSTLAFITTTVVATACAKHNNSVTKNNEPNVNVKDEISSSNSELNDSHYYWKAPKSDTSEGFQTIHKSMVEDGKRAFLLPGFSQSNYLQDAIKNAKFDKNAVGFLLDTVYNANNDPSLFDGANRVASVYFKVDDAAFLGGIAAAYMLNANQNIFATDGQLNWGGYVALNAKNTTNYLAGFALGIEWANKHLANKKVLQEGSSESKTWIKVNEVQASQSSAGGFDENNENAKRILKELISKKADLILPVAITQMSLAVNEAISTTSHKVAIIGVDTEQENDKTINKEANTFKNTNISGNKNGVIRFSIVKRLGVAIEKLLENAVNGTQFQGHVNKIGDEIDVHDKYKLGVNTVGSLVDGVVGISESAYHYLIDAFNLAQTDETNKVSTYDQLVQKIIQDPLFKSLNQDPKIDGYINPKNLANARGNEGELINGKTISPEANGGTIYKATNGSYYYYPVAKSTYTAQNASTIFKEIWDKAKNDDDKRRLVGLILSFAGANVKDGGYSEISYDGMLGFYAKHGIKIPKL; this comes from the coding sequence ATGATAAAAAAACATATTAAAAAAATAGTAATTGGAGCTTTAAGTACACTAGCGTTCATCACAACAACAGTTGTAGCAACAGCTTGTGCAAAACACAATAATTCTGTTACTAAAAATAATGAACCAAACGTTAATGTTAAAGATGAAATAAGTTCTTCTAATAGTGAATTAAATGATTCACATTATTATTGAAAAGCGCCTAAATCTGATACAAGCGAAGGTTTTCAAACAATCCATAAAAGTATGGTCGAAGATGGAAAACGTGCATTTTTATTACCAGGGTTTTCACAAAGCAATTATCTACAAGACGCAATAAAAAACGCTAAATTTGATAAAAATGCTGTTGGTTTTTTATTAGATACAGTTTATAATGCAAATAATGATCCTTCTTTATTTGATGGTGCAAATCGTGTTGCAAGTGTTTATTTTAAAGTTGATGATGCTGCTTTTTTAGGAGGGATTGCTGCCGCTTATATGCTAAATGCAAACCAAAACATTTTTGCAACAGATGGCCAACTTAACTGGGGAGGATATGTTGCTTTAAATGCTAAAAACACTACTAATTATTTAGCAGGATTTGCCTTGGGTATTGAATGAGCAAACAAGCATTTAGCAAACAAAAAAGTATTACAAGAAGGAAGTAGTGAGTCTAAAACATGAATCAAAGTAAATGAGGTTCAAGCTTCACAAAGTAGTGCTGGAGGATTTGATGAAAATAATGAAAATGCTAAAAGAATCCTTAAGGAACTAATTTCTAAAAAAGCTGATTTAATTTTACCAGTAGCAATTACCCAAATGAGTTTAGCAGTTAATGAAGCAATTAGCACAACTTCACACAAAGTAGCAATAATAGGCGTAGATACTGAACAAGAAAACGATAAGACAATTAATAAAGAAGCAAATACTTTTAAAAATACTAATATAAGTGGAAATAAAAATGGCGTTATTCGTTTTTCAATTGTTAAACGATTAGGAGTAGCAATTGAAAAATTACTAGAAAACGCTGTAAATGGTACTCAATTTCAAGGACATGTTAACAAAATTGGTGATGAAATTGATGTTCACGATAAATATAAATTAGGTGTAAACACTGTAGGTTCACTAGTTGATGGTGTAGTAGGAATCTCAGAATCTGCTTATCACTATTTAATTGATGCTTTTAATCTAGCACAAACAGATGAAACTAATAAAGTAAGTACATATGACCAATTAGTTCAAAAAATAATCCAAGATCCTTTATTTAAAAGTTTAAACCAAGATCCTAAAATTGATGGATATATAAACCCTAAAAATCTTGCTAACGCTAGGGGTAATGAAGGTGAATTAATAAATGGAAAAACAATTAGTCCAGAAGCAAATGGGGGAACCATTTATAAAGCAACAAATGGTTCATATTATTACTATCCTGTTGCTAAATCAACATATACTGCACAAAATGCCTCAACTATTTTTAAAGAAATATGAGATAAAGCTAAAAATGATGATGACAAACGTCGTTTAGTTGGTTTAATTTTATCCTTCGCAGGCGCAAATGTTAAAGATGGAGGATATTCTGAAATTAGTTATGATGGCATGTTAGGTTTTTACGCAAAACATGGTATTAAAATTCCAAAATTATAA